The Salvia splendens isolate huo1 chromosome 21, SspV2, whole genome shotgun sequence genome includes a window with the following:
- the LOC121783301 gene encoding uncharacterized protein LOC121783301 has product MHGVRQTLNQMSRKLHKLANGGPSDTLKRKVAELEKKRKRRHPNKEDLYVDVPESRAWLDTATMPLVLTAVGTALFAKILMMLDEANAQERLEKKIKDAPEGQGTVRMLTREEWEKMREVRPRTPFESTIARPNAKIRTGEPLRKEDVKDWSLDVFTNALTRAEETAKRGTV; this is encoded by the exons ATGCATGGAGTTCGTCAAACATTAAATCAGATGTCCAGGAAGTTGCATAAACTGGCTAATGGAGGTCCAAGTGATACCTTGAAGAGGAAAGTTGCTGAACtagagaaaaagagaaagagaagacATCCCAATAAAGAAGACTTATATGTGGATGTTCCTGAATCAAGAGCCTGGCTTGATACTGCAACCATGCCACTGGTACTCACTGCTGTGGGTACGGCCCTATTTGCGAAGATCCTGATGATG CTAGATGAGGCAAATGCCCAGGAACGACTTgagaaaaagataaaagatGCCCCCGAGGGTCAGGGAACTGTCAGGATGCTCACTCGAGAGGAGTGGGAAAAAATGCGAGAAGTTCGGCCAAGGACTCCATTTGAATCTACAATAGCGCGTCCAAATGCAAAAATACGGACTGGAGAACCTCTTCGCAAG GAAGATGTTAAGGACTGGAGTTTAGATGTGTTCACAAATGCACTCACACGCGCTGAGGAAACTGCTAAACGTGGAACAGTTTAA
- the LOC121783470 gene encoding probable glycosyltransferase At3g07620 isoform X1: protein MRGGVVDEGLCRITKSQCIQILAFTSLAIAFLALFTNTSTSLFSLPSLPWAWNPSSFSSLSSAPPPPTTTTKNPNMALYPIFTNPKMQKAVEKLAKELDEETMIRRGTERDQNMVKIEADLATARALIKDAIFKSRDSPPLAQDADYFPRGQIYRNSYVFQRSYMLMEKMMKIYVYEEGEPPLFHYGPTKNIYSTEGIFVGLIESNTSQFKTHDPNQAHLYFLPFSVVMILQHLFDPAERDKAVLGRVIGDYIATVSAKYPYWNRSLGADHFMLSCHDWGPRATWYMHHLYFTSIRALCNANTSEFFNPRKDVSFPEINLPLGDISGLTTPGSPNRTVLAFFAGRLHGKIRKSIFQHWKAKDKDIIVWEEVPKESKFSYKEMMGRSKYCICPSGFEVASPRIVEAIYAECVPVLVSENYVLPFSDVLDWDKFSIRVTVAELPELKRILAAVGDDGYVVMRRRVREVQHHFVVNDPPKRYDVFNMMLHSLWLRRLNLRINV, encoded by the exons ATGAGAGGTGGTGTTGTTGATGAAGGTTTGTGTAGAATCACAAAATCTCAATGCATTCAAATTCTTGCATTTACATCTCTAGCAATTGCTTTCTTGGCTCTCTTCACTAACACATCcacctctctcttctctctcccaTCTCTACCATGGGCATGGAACCCTTCTTCCTTCTCCTCCCTCTCCTCCGCCCCTCCGCCACCAACAACGACGACGAAGAATCCAAACATGGCCCTCTACCCTATCTTCACT AATCCGAAAATGCAGAAGGCGGTTGAGAAATTGGCGAAGGAGTTGGATGAAGAAACTATGATTAGAAGAGGCACCGAGAGAGACCAAAATATGGTCAAAATCGAAGCGGATCTTGCTACCGCGAGAGCGTTAATCAAAGATGCGATTTTTAAGAGTCGTGATTCGCCTCCGCTAGCACAAGACGCAGATTATTTTCCTCGTGGACAAATCTATAGGAATTCTTATGTTTTCCAAAG GAGTTACATGTtaatggagaagatgatgaagaTTTATGTATACGAAGAAGGCGAACCCCCTTTGTTCCACTATGGGCCCACTAAGAATATATACTCCACAGAGGGCATATTTGTTGGATTAATTGAGTCCAACACTAGTCAATTCAAGACTCATGATCCTAATCAAGCCCACCTCTATTTCCTCCCGTTTAGCGTCGTCATGATCCTCCAACACTTGTTCGACCCGGCTGAGCGCGACAAGGCCGTCCTCGGGCGAGTCATCGGAGACTACATAGCCACAGTATCCGCTAAGTATCCCTATTGGAATCGAAGCCTTGGTGCTGATCATTTCATGCTCTCCTGTCATGATTGG GGCCCACGGGCAACGTGGTACATGCACCACTTGTACTTCACATCCATACGAGCCTTATGCAACGCGAATACCTCAGAGTTCTTCAACCCAAGGAAGGACGTATCGTTCCCGGAGATCAATCTCCCATTGGGAGACATCTCTGGGCTAACAACGCCTGGATCTCCAAACAGAACAGTTCTAGCGTTCTTCGCTGGCCGATTGCACGGAAAGATAAGGAAATCCATATTCCAGCATTGGAAGGCCAAAGACAAGGACATCATAGTGTGGGAAGAGGTACCTAAAGAGTCCAAGTTCTCTTACAAAGAGATGATGGGGAGGAGCAAGTATTGCATTTGCCCTAGCGGGTTCGAGGTGGCGAGCCCTAGGATCGTGGAGGCTATATACGCCGAGTGTGTGCCGGTTTTGGTGTCCGAAAATTATGTATTGCCGTTTAGTGATGTGCTTGATTGGGACAAGTTTTCGATCCGAGTCACGGTGGCCGAGTTGCCAGAGTTGAAAAGGATCTTGGCGGCGGTCGGAGATGACGGGTATGTGGTGATGCGGCGGAGGGTGAGGGAGGTGCAACACCATTTTGTGGTGAATGATCCACCTAAGAGATATGATGTGTTTAATATGATGCTTCACTCACTATGGTTGAGAAGGTTGAATCTTAGAATCAATGTGTGA
- the LOC121783470 gene encoding probable glycosyltransferase At3g07620 isoform X2 produces MQKAVEKLAKELDEETMIRRGTERDQNMVKIEADLATARALIKDAIFKSRDSPPLAQDADYFPRGQIYRNSYVFQRSYMLMEKMMKIYVYEEGEPPLFHYGPTKNIYSTEGIFVGLIESNTSQFKTHDPNQAHLYFLPFSVVMILQHLFDPAERDKAVLGRVIGDYIATVSAKYPYWNRSLGADHFMLSCHDWGPRATWYMHHLYFTSIRALCNANTSEFFNPRKDVSFPEINLPLGDISGLTTPGSPNRTVLAFFAGRLHGKIRKSIFQHWKAKDKDIIVWEEVPKESKFSYKEMMGRSKYCICPSGFEVASPRIVEAIYAECVPVLVSENYVLPFSDVLDWDKFSIRVTVAELPELKRILAAVGDDGYVVMRRRVREVQHHFVVNDPPKRYDVFNMMLHSLWLRRLNLRINV; encoded by the exons ATGCAGAAGGCGGTTGAGAAATTGGCGAAGGAGTTGGATGAAGAAACTATGATTAGAAGAGGCACCGAGAGAGACCAAAATATGGTCAAAATCGAAGCGGATCTTGCTACCGCGAGAGCGTTAATCAAAGATGCGATTTTTAAGAGTCGTGATTCGCCTCCGCTAGCACAAGACGCAGATTATTTTCCTCGTGGACAAATCTATAGGAATTCTTATGTTTTCCAAAG GAGTTACATGTtaatggagaagatgatgaagaTTTATGTATACGAAGAAGGCGAACCCCCTTTGTTCCACTATGGGCCCACTAAGAATATATACTCCACAGAGGGCATATTTGTTGGATTAATTGAGTCCAACACTAGTCAATTCAAGACTCATGATCCTAATCAAGCCCACCTCTATTTCCTCCCGTTTAGCGTCGTCATGATCCTCCAACACTTGTTCGACCCGGCTGAGCGCGACAAGGCCGTCCTCGGGCGAGTCATCGGAGACTACATAGCCACAGTATCCGCTAAGTATCCCTATTGGAATCGAAGCCTTGGTGCTGATCATTTCATGCTCTCCTGTCATGATTGG GGCCCACGGGCAACGTGGTACATGCACCACTTGTACTTCACATCCATACGAGCCTTATGCAACGCGAATACCTCAGAGTTCTTCAACCCAAGGAAGGACGTATCGTTCCCGGAGATCAATCTCCCATTGGGAGACATCTCTGGGCTAACAACGCCTGGATCTCCAAACAGAACAGTTCTAGCGTTCTTCGCTGGCCGATTGCACGGAAAGATAAGGAAATCCATATTCCAGCATTGGAAGGCCAAAGACAAGGACATCATAGTGTGGGAAGAGGTACCTAAAGAGTCCAAGTTCTCTTACAAAGAGATGATGGGGAGGAGCAAGTATTGCATTTGCCCTAGCGGGTTCGAGGTGGCGAGCCCTAGGATCGTGGAGGCTATATACGCCGAGTGTGTGCCGGTTTTGGTGTCCGAAAATTATGTATTGCCGTTTAGTGATGTGCTTGATTGGGACAAGTTTTCGATCCGAGTCACGGTGGCCGAGTTGCCAGAGTTGAAAAGGATCTTGGCGGCGGTCGGAGATGACGGGTATGTGGTGATGCGGCGGAGGGTGAGGGAGGTGCAACACCATTTTGTGGTGAATGATCCACCTAAGAGATATGATGTGTTTAATATGATGCTTCACTCACTATGGTTGAGAAGGTTGAATCTTAGAATCAATGTGTGA
- the LOC121783253 gene encoding long chain acyl-CoA synthetase 8-like, with the protein MGNLGNWSLLSLIKDNGTYGIACAAIVAIVIPILLSVVIGGRRKLKQRAVPVEVGGEAGYAMRNVRSVKLVEVPWEGATTMAALFEQACRKYSQQKLLGSRKIIAKDTVTASDGRKFEKLHLGEYQWETYQQVFDRVCNFASGMIKLGHDVDTRAAIFSDTRAEWLIAFHGCFRQNVTVVTIYASLGEEALIHSLNETQVSTVICDSKQLKKLVAVCSSLTSIRNIIYFDDEEFSSDTSIINEMSNYKVSSFSEVEKLGRDSRVNPNLPIKKDIAVIMYTSGSTGLPKGVMMTHGNIVATAAAVMTVVPSIRSRDFYLAYLPLAHVFELAAETVMITAGVAIGYGSALTLTDTSNKIKKGTMGDASALKPTLMAAVPAILDRVRDGVLKKVEEKGGVAKKLFDIACRRRLAAIEGSWFGAWGLEAKLWDIILFNKIRSILGGQIRFMLCGGAPLSGDTQRFINICIGAPIGQGYGLTETCAGAAFSEADDISVGRVGPPLPCCYIKLVSWEEGGYRISDKPMPRGEVVVGGASVSAGYFNSEAKTAEVYKVDEKGMRWFYTGDIGRFHPDGCLEIIDRRKDIVKLQHGEYISLGKVEAALSSSNFVENIMVYADPFHNFCVALVVPARHVLEGWADKSGFKYSDFAELCEMPEAMKEVQQSLAKAAKQEKLDKFEVPAKIKLLPEPWTPESGLVTQALKLKREQLKAKFKDDLENLYK; encoded by the exons ATGGGGAATCTTGGAAATTGGAGTCTTTTGTCGCTTATCAAAGATAATGGAACATATGGAATTGCTTGTGCTGCCATAGTTGCCATAGTTATACCTATCCTCCTTTCTGTGGTTATTGGGGGTAGGAGAAAGTTGAAGCAGAGAGCAGTTCCAGTTGAAGTTGGTGGTGAGGCTGGTTATGCGATGCGCAATGTTAGATCGGTCAAATTAGTTGAAGTTCCTTGGGAAGGGGCCACAACTATGGCAGCATTGTTTGAGCAGGCATGCAGGAAGTATTCACAGCAGAAGCTTCTCGGGAGTAGAAAAATTATTGCTAAAGACACTGTTACAGCAAGTGATGGCAGAAAATTCGAGAAGCTTCACTTGGGTGAGTACCAGTGGGAAACGTATCAGCAGGTATTTGATCGTGTGTGCAACTTTGCTTCTGGTATGATTAAATTAGGGCACGACGTTGACACCCGTGCTGCTATTTTTTCTGACACACGAGCAGAGTGGCTCATCGCATTTCAT GGATGCTTCAGGCAGAACGTCACTGTCGTCACCATTTATGCTTCTTTAGGAGAGGAAGCCCTTATTCACTCATTAAATGAG ACTCAAGTGTCAACTGTGATTTGTGACTCTAAGCAATTGAAGAAGTTGGTTGCAGTGTGTTCGAGCTTGACAAGCATTAGaaacataatttattttgatgatgaaGAGTTTTCCAGTGATACCAGCATCATCAATGAGATGAGTAACTATAAGGTTTCCTCGTTTTCTGAGGTTGAAAAACTTGGAAGAGACAGCCGTGTTAATCCTAATTTACCTATCAAGAAAGATATTGCTGTCATTATGTATACAAGTGGCAGTACAGGCCTCCCAAAG GGTGTTATGATGACACATGGCAATATTGTAGCTACTGCTGCAGCAGTTATGACAGTGGTCCCATCAATTAGAAGCAGGGATTTCTACTTAGCATACTTGCCCCTTGCTCATGTTTTTGAATTAGCTGCTGAG ACTGTCATGATAACTGCGGGTGTTGCAATTGGCTATGGGTCAGCACTAACGTTGACAGACACatccaacaaaataaaaaaaggaactATGGGAGATGCTTCTGCATTAAAGCCTACTTTGATGGCGGCAGTTCCAGCTATACTTGATCGTGTCAGGGATGGAGTCCTGAAGAAG GTCGAGGAAAAAGGAGGTGTTGCAAAGAAACTTTTTGACATTGCTTGCAGACGCCGACTGGCAGCTATTGAAGGAAGCTGGTTTGGGGCATGGGGACTGGAAGCTAAGTTGTGGGATATAATTCTTTTTAACAAGATAAGGTCTATCCTTGGAGGACAGATCCGTTTTATGCTTTGTGGTGGAGCTCCTTTATCTGGAGATACACAAAGATTTATCAACATTTGCATAGG AGCTCCCATTGGTCAAGGGTATGGTCTGACAGAAACATGTGCCGGAGCCGCTTTTTCTGAGGCGGATGATATTTCTGTTGGCCGTGTTGGCCCTCCTCTGCCTTGTTGTTACATCAAG CTTGTGTCTTGGGAAGAAGGCGGTTACAGGATATCGGATAAGCCTATGCCTCGAGGAGAGGTTGTTGTTGGTGGAGCAAGTGTGAGTGCTGGTTATTTCAACAGTGAAGCAAAAACTGCAGAAGTGTACAAG GTTGATGAGAAAGGCATGCGCTGGTTCTATACGGGTGATATCGGGAGGTTCCACCCCGATGGATGCCTTGAGATCATCGACAGAAGGAAAGACATTGTGAAGCTTCAACACGGGGAGTACATCTCACTCGGGAAG GTTGAGGCTGCACTCTCATCAAGCAATTTCGTAGAGAATATCATGGTGTACGCAGATCCGTTCCACAACTTCTGTGTCGCCCTAGTGGTACCTGCACGCCACGTTCTTGAGGGATGGGCTGATAAATCCGGATTCAAGTATTCAGATTTTGCCGAGCTGTGTGAGATGCCAGAAGCTATGAAAGAGGTTCAACAATCACTAGCCAAG GCTGCAAAACAAGAGAAACTGGACAAGTTCGAGGTCCCGGCAAAGATCAAGTTGTTGCCAGAGCCATGGACTCCAGAATCAGGTCTGGTTACTCAAGCACTCAAATTGAAGAGGGAGCAATTGAAGGCCAAGTTTAAGGATGATCTTGAGAATTTGTATAAATGA